In one Trichlorobacter lovleyi SZ genomic region, the following are encoded:
- a CDS encoding IPT/TIG domain-containing protein — translation MLQYALQSLLALTIVLQLATAHAAPPSGQAAAPRSTKQAGPLVVFSIVPAQAEPGTQILLAINGISDGLRLALGGDELAWRVLNDRRIAFDIPRDAAPGQYSLTVTAPDGASRSYAFTVLPLKPVAISIDPDRVTSCTSGTAREVTVQGRNFNASSQLLFNGAIIRSRVTSPDTIKFTAPNVRDGLHQVAVKNGDISSTPLGLSIVTAPDISSITTGSDHVNSYELIIEGDNFLQTSSLMVDGVRVEGNNNQQRDRLIYQDCTRMVYERHPYSSSPKELRIQVVNPGGATSRTVLVTAP, via the coding sequence ATGCTGCAGTATGCCTTACAATCCCTTCTGGCACTGACTATTGTCCTGCAACTTGCAACAGCACACGCAGCACCTCCGTCCGGCCAGGCTGCCGCTCCCCGTTCTACAAAGCAAGCGGGACCGCTTGTTGTATTCAGTATCGTGCCGGCGCAGGCAGAACCGGGCACTCAGATATTGCTGGCCATAAACGGGATCAGTGACGGCCTGAGGCTGGCACTGGGAGGCGATGAGCTTGCCTGGCGGGTGCTGAATGACCGCCGGATCGCCTTTGATATCCCCCGGGATGCTGCACCGGGACAGTATTCACTAACTGTGACCGCCCCGGATGGTGCTTCCCGCTCCTACGCCTTTACGGTACTGCCGCTTAAACCGGTGGCTATCAGCATCGATCCTGACCGGGTTACCTCCTGTACCAGCGGTACAGCCCGCGAAGTAACCGTACAGGGGCGCAACTTCAACGCCTCTTCACAACTGCTGTTTAATGGCGCCATTATTCGCAGCCGTGTCACCTCCCCCGATACCATTAAATTCACAGCCCCCAATGTACGCGATGGTCTGCATCAGGTTGCGGTCAAAAACGGCGACATCAGCAGCACGCCACTTGGACTTTCCATTGTCACCGCCCCCGACATAAGCTCGATCACCACCGGCAGCGACCATGTCAACAGCTATGAATTGATCATTGAAGGCGACAACTTCCTGCAGACCAGCAGCCTGATGGTTGACGGGGTCAGGGTAGAAGGTAACAACAACCAGCAACGGGACCGCCTGATCTACCAGGACTGCACCAGAATGGTCTACGAGCGGCACCCTTACTCATCATCCCCCAAAGAGCTGCGCATACAGGTGGTGAACCCCGGTGGTGCAACCAGCCGGACCGTGCTGGTGACCGCACCCTAA
- a CDS encoding InlB B-repeat-containing protein, whose amino-acid sequence MSRALSRLFSILLLFAAISLTCASASYAVSAVTVTRNGNFSSGLTSWNLDPAIAYGWNPLSSGKVDLHPGYGYLGQVLYQNLNVTNVAGKTFSFSCALTKSYAPDGKTVAVYLEYIDASNNRQLLKLANPDNSTISDNTTVTGNAVIPAGAQKVVRLSIHKEGNGDFLIDDISLTAPVDVVVGAVPVITGLSASTGTFGTALTVSGTDLGSSGTLTLAGSSSGLAVTSWNSTSINATVQSSGRSGLIRAISGYVESDGLFPFQVTSSHLALMVIKPQQTAVKGEIAEFVVRGDFLNGFTSTGLTFSVTGPGGSASPFPGGTVQLTPASLKNSGGFSIRISTSGLTIGQTYSAEVRTTTTSGTVSAPFSLTITGVASIKFYTTDPGTGAKTYHTTLPTVTKQGTVSVGIEAQDSTGQILTTPINISSSNPSILGVYPIYFYGSSIFALNSGSANLIADTLDGTSATLVVPISVPASPKVVNTALSPSSITNKDVTTKTINVGATLEFGTASYYGFGSEGMIITELGSMHYDSESKLFSGSLTVQQDTFDAEHPMPPNPGVVGVHVNLKDSSYSLLALQELPLTITNDPSYGLVKVAARSLDPASPGGEPWIALDFCDSSGTKLFSRYGQGDPTLDSNLTALGGISPASYKLKYMPPWGGSTPVWYPNAADAASAETVTVVAAGENQVLLHYLLPVTVSVTLAGTGSGSVASTPSGMTCSGDSCSGSYPAATWITLQATPADGSLFTGWSGTCSGTGSCTVQANSNASVTATFTAIQPTLTVTLSGSGSGSVTSSPSGISCPGTCAAQFDQNSTVTLAAAPSSSSSFTGWGGACSGTAGCSVPMGTSDKAVTAGFAAAPKTKVGILGFETLTLAYAGVTSDPVIKARDITFSENLNLNRSIAVTLRGGMDANFSPLVGAYTSLQGQLTVGSGSLTVENLIIK is encoded by the coding sequence ATGTCCAGAGCCCTGTCCAGACTTTTCAGTATCCTGCTCCTGTTTGCAGCTATCTCTCTGACCTGTGCTTCGGCAAGCTATGCTGTCTCAGCAGTAACAGTCACCCGCAACGGCAACTTCAGTTCCGGCTTAACCTCCTGGAATCTGGATCCGGCCATTGCCTACGGTTGGAACCCGCTCAGCAGCGGCAAGGTTGATCTGCACCCCGGCTACGGCTACCTGGGACAGGTACTCTATCAGAACCTGAACGTCACCAATGTGGCCGGAAAGACCTTTTCCTTCTCCTGCGCACTGACCAAGTCGTATGCACCTGACGGCAAGACCGTTGCCGTGTATCTCGAATATATCGATGCATCCAATAACCGCCAGCTTTTGAAACTGGCCAATCCCGATAACAGCACGATTTCAGACAACACCACGGTAACAGGTAACGCCGTCATACCGGCCGGTGCCCAGAAGGTTGTCCGCCTGTCGATACACAAGGAAGGCAACGGCGACTTTCTGATTGATGATATCTCGCTAACAGCTCCCGTTGATGTTGTTGTCGGAGCAGTGCCGGTTATCACCGGCCTGTCGGCCTCCACAGGGACGTTCGGAACAGCCCTGACGGTTAGCGGCACGGATCTGGGCAGCTCCGGTACCCTGACCCTGGCCGGCTCAAGCAGTGGACTGGCAGTTACCAGCTGGAACAGCACCTCCATCAACGCCACCGTACAATCCAGCGGCCGCAGCGGATTGATCCGTGCAATCAGCGGCTATGTTGAAAGCGATGGGCTCTTCCCTTTCCAGGTGACCTCATCCCACCTGGCCCTGATGGTGATAAAGCCGCAACAGACAGCTGTTAAGGGAGAGATCGCCGAGTTTGTGGTACGGGGTGATTTTCTGAACGGTTTTACCTCAACCGGCTTGACCTTCAGCGTAACCGGTCCTGGCGGCAGTGCCTCCCCCTTTCCTGGCGGCACGGTCCAGCTTACCCCGGCTTCCCTTAAAAACAGCGGTGGATTTTCAATCCGGATCAGCACCTCCGGACTTACCATTGGCCAGACCTACAGTGCCGAGGTACGCACAACCACCACCTCCGGTACGGTATCCGCCCCCTTCAGCCTGACCATTACCGGCGTTGCTTCGATCAAATTTTATACCACCGATCCCGGGACCGGTGCCAAGACCTACCACACCACACTGCCCACCGTCACCAAACAGGGGACTGTCAGCGTCGGCATTGAAGCCCAGGACAGCACTGGCCAAATACTGACCACCCCCATCAACATCAGCTCATCCAACCCTTCCATTCTGGGAGTCTATCCGATCTACTTTTACGGCTCCAGCATCTTTGCCCTGAACAGCGGAAGTGCCAACCTGATTGCCGACACACTGGACGGCACCAGCGCAACCCTGGTCGTTCCCATTTCCGTACCCGCCAGCCCCAAGGTCGTCAATACCGCCCTTTCCCCCAGCAGCATCACCAACAAGGATGTCACGACCAAAACCATCAACGTCGGCGCTACCTTGGAGTTCGGCACAGCCAGCTACTATGGCTTTGGCAGTGAAGGGATGATCATCACCGAACTGGGCAGCATGCATTACGATAGTGAATCAAAACTGTTCAGCGGCTCACTGACGGTACAGCAGGACACCTTTGACGCCGAGCATCCCATGCCGCCCAACCCAGGCGTTGTCGGCGTGCATGTCAACCTGAAGGACAGTTCCTACTCCTTGTTGGCACTGCAGGAACTGCCGTTGACCATCACCAACGATCCCAGCTACGGCTTGGTCAAGGTCGCTGCCAGATCGCTGGATCCCGCTTCACCTGGAGGTGAGCCCTGGATTGCACTGGATTTCTGCGACAGCTCCGGTACCAAGCTTTTCAGTAGGTACGGACAAGGCGATCCAACCCTTGACAGCAATCTGACCGCCTTGGGGGGGATCTCACCCGCCTCCTATAAACTGAAGTATATGCCACCCTGGGGCGGTAGTACCCCGGTCTGGTATCCCAATGCCGCTGACGCAGCCTCAGCCGAAACCGTTACGGTTGTTGCCGCCGGAGAAAACCAGGTTCTGCTGCACTATCTGCTTCCCGTCACCGTCTCCGTCACCCTGGCCGGTACCGGCAGCGGTAGCGTGGCCTCTACCCCATCCGGCATGACCTGCAGCGGTGACAGCTGCAGTGGCAGTTATCCTGCAGCAACCTGGATCACCCTGCAGGCCACCCCTGCAGACGGTTCCCTGTTTACCGGCTGGAGCGGCACCTGCAGCGGTACCGGCAGCTGCACGGTACAGGCCAACTCCAATGCATCGGTAACGGCAACCTTTACCGCCATTCAACCAACCTTGACCGTCACCCTGTCCGGCAGCGGCAGTGGCAGTGTCACCAGTTCGCCAAGTGGCATCAGCTGCCCCGGCACCTGCGCTGCCCAGTTCGATCAAAACTCAACCGTCACGCTGGCTGCCGCACCATCGAGCAGCTCATCCTTTACCGGCTGGGGCGGCGCCTGCAGCGGCACAGCAGGCTGCAGCGTCCCCATGGGTACCTCCGACAAAGCAGTGACGGCCGGTTTTGCTGCCGCCCCGAAAACCAAAGTCGGCATCCTTGGTTTTGAAACCCTCACACTGGCCTATGCCGGCGTGACCAGCGACCCGGTTATCAAGGCACGGGATATCACCTTCAGCGAAAACCTGAACCTTAACCGCAGTATTGCCGTCACCCTGAGGGGCGGCATGGATGCGAACTTCTCACCGCTTGTCGGCGCGTACACCTCGTTGCAGGGGCAGCTTACGGTTGGCAGTGGCAGCCTGACCGTGGAAAATCTGATAATCAAATAA
- a CDS encoding prepilin-type N-terminal cleavage/methylation domain-containing protein, with protein sequence MIGRSTKGVTLVELIIAVTLLALLASAVLPFTRMTAKRTREIELHRNLRTIRTAIDDYKKAYDKAVEQKKIVATLQASGYPKTLELLVEGEDFGGLYGAKRKFLRRIPPDPMNPPQPGQPPQWGMRSYTDQPDAASWGKEDVFDVYSLSEGVAIDGSSYKDW encoded by the coding sequence ATGATTGGCCGCAGCACCAAAGGGGTAACTCTGGTTGAGCTGATAATAGCGGTCACCCTGCTGGCACTGCTGGCATCAGCAGTACTGCCGTTTACCCGCATGACCGCCAAACGGACCCGCGAGATTGAGTTGCACCGCAACCTGCGCACCATTCGCACGGCGATTGATGACTATAAAAAAGCCTATGACAAGGCGGTTGAACAGAAAAAGATTGTGGCAACCCTGCAGGCCTCAGGCTACCCCAAGACCCTTGAACTGCTGGTTGAAGGAGAGGATTTCGGCGGTCTGTACGGAGCCAAGCGCAAGTTTCTGCGCCGCATTCCTCCTGACCCGATGAATCCCCCCCAGCCGGGCCAGCCGCCGCAGTGGGGCATGCGCTCCTATACGGATCAACCTGATGCAGCCAGTTGGGGCAAGGAAGATGTGTTTGACGTCTATTCACTCAGCGAAGGAGTTGCCATTGACGGCAGCAGCTATAAAGACTGGTAA
- a CDS encoding type IV pilin protein: MTAAAIKTGNSITSRNGFTLIELMIVMTIIGILVAIAVPNYQWALIRAREAVLQENLYGIRSAIDQYYADQGKYPDKLEDLSERKYLRGIPTDPFTRKNDTWITIPPPAEKPPENSGTNPQPVGAIPLPKGNVYDVQSGSDLVGSNGVPYKEW, from the coding sequence TTGACGGCAGCAGCTATAAAGACTGGTAATTCCATTACGAGCAGGAACGGCTTTACCCTGATTGAGCTGATGATCGTCATGACCATCATCGGCATTCTGGTGGCCATTGCCGTGCCCAATTACCAGTGGGCCCTGATCCGGGCCCGCGAGGCGGTCCTGCAGGAGAATCTCTATGGCATCCGTTCGGCCATTGACCAGTACTATGCTGACCAGGGCAAATACCCGGACAAACTTGAAGATCTTAGCGAACGCAAGTACCTGCGCGGCATTCCTACCGATCCCTTTACCAGAAAGAATGACACCTGGATCACTATCCCTCCTCCTGCGGAAAAACCGCCGGAAAACAGCGGCACCAATCCCCAGCCGGTGGGGGCCATCCCGCTGCCCAAGGGCAATGTCTATGATGTACAAAGCGGCTCAGACCTGGTGGGGAGCAACGGCGTTCCGTACAAGGAATGGTAA
- a CDS encoding secretin N-terminal domain-containing protein, giving the protein MTKPRYIAILVVALALFISGCSAARKNYSEGRDLEEQGKLEEAMYRYAEAVKAAPEESEYRVKFLNTRMAAARGREQEGDTLLKTGNYAGAVAAYQTAAGLDPSQPRLVQKANNAIRLRDAAAAYQEGLTLEKGNKLRDAATAFGRALDLAAENPEYRSAAQRIAALRKSKLDGFELQLKSKQPITLRFRETRLKDIFSVISQLSGINFIFDPDVKDQSVTITLENATFRQSTDLLTGMYKLGHKILNETTVLIYPQSAEKTKQYQDMQLRTFHLNHLDAKKAANLIRTMLQVRRLYINEDANALVVRDTSDVTDVIEKILEAHDLPEAEVVLDVEVIEISDKNAHNVGLLLSNYDVQLGAFSPSNELLATTLKDTTSTTSTTVTTDATIKNLVKAFSINSFGGYVTVPNAQYNFGKTLTNGEVLSNPKIRVKNKEKAKFNVGTRVPITTTTMATTGTTSQVNVQYVDVGVKVNAEPTIQLNNEVSIKLGLEVSSIISRETVGGKDSATTVVTIGTRNLDTVLSLKDGETSVIGGLISHSNSDSKQKIFLLGDIPLIGPLLSNSKTDNDKTELILAITPRLVRGVTVQPRKVTSFISGKEDDPSVTPPYASFEQEPEYAAPVPAAAVHQAVPAIKPQPPQGIPAQPSTRPAPLPTVPAKTGAAPQQQPGAAAATPATQNRPVMPPPARKPNSVFKMAPVPGRQQPTTTPVAAPVVAQPAPPPPPVTVEPEPVPAAVAAEPDPAQAPPPPEPDLGSSTAPPEPANEAAGP; this is encoded by the coding sequence ATGACTAAACCACGTTACATAGCTATTTTAGTGGTAGCCTTAGCACTTTTTATTTCCGGTTGTTCCGCCGCCCGCAAAAATTATAGCGAAGGCAGGGATCTGGAAGAACAGGGCAAGCTGGAAGAGGCGATGTACCGCTACGCCGAGGCGGTCAAAGCTGCTCCGGAGGAGTCTGAATACCGGGTAAAATTCCTGAATACACGCATGGCTGCGGCCAGGGGGCGCGAGCAGGAGGGTGATACCCTGCTGAAGACAGGCAACTATGCCGGTGCCGTGGCTGCCTATCAAACCGCTGCCGGTCTTGACCCTAGTCAGCCCCGGCTTGTGCAGAAGGCAAACAACGCCATCCGGTTGCGGGATGCCGCGGCCGCTTATCAGGAAGGTCTGACCCTGGAAAAAGGCAACAAGCTGCGGGACGCAGCCACCGCCTTTGGACGGGCCCTGGATCTGGCAGCGGAGAACCCGGAGTACCGCAGCGCAGCCCAGCGCATTGCCGCGCTGCGCAAATCCAAGCTTGACGGCTTTGAGCTGCAGTTGAAGTCAAAACAGCCGATCACCCTGCGTTTCCGTGAAACACGCCTGAAGGATATCTTCTCGGTCATCTCGCAACTGTCCGGCATCAACTTCATCTTTGACCCGGATGTCAAAGACCAGAGTGTCACCATTACCCTGGAAAACGCCACCTTCCGCCAGTCAACCGACCTCCTGACCGGCATGTACAAACTGGGTCACAAGATACTGAACGAGACCACGGTATTGATCTACCCGCAGAGTGCGGAGAAGACCAAGCAGTACCAGGACATGCAGCTGCGCACCTTCCACCTGAACCACCTGGATGCCAAGAAGGCGGCCAACCTGATCAGGACCATGCTGCAGGTGCGGCGGCTGTATATCAACGAGGATGCCAATGCCCTGGTGGTACGGGATACCAGTGATGTCACCGATGTGATTGAAAAGATCCTGGAGGCCCATGACCTGCCGGAGGCAGAGGTGGTGCTGGATGTCGAGGTGATCGAGATCAGTGACAAGAACGCCCACAACGTCGGTCTGCTGCTGAGCAACTACGATGTGCAGCTGGGGGCGTTCTCCCCCAGCAACGAACTGCTGGCAACCACGCTCAAGGACACCACCTCCACGACATCCACCACGGTCACCACCGATGCAACCATCAAGAACCTGGTCAAGGCCTTCAGCATCAACAGCTTCGGCGGTTATGTCACCGTGCCCAATGCCCAGTACAACTTCGGCAAGACCCTGACCAACGGCGAGGTACTCTCCAATCCCAAGATCAGGGTCAAGAACAAGGAAAAGGCCAAGTTCAATGTCGGCACCAGGGTACCGATCACCACCACCACCATGGCCACCACCGGCACCACCTCGCAGGTCAACGTGCAGTACGTGGATGTGGGGGTCAAGGTCAATGCCGAGCCCACCATCCAGCTCAACAACGAGGTCTCCATCAAGCTGGGACTTGAGGTCAGCTCGATCATCTCCCGCGAGACCGTGGGGGGCAAGGACAGTGCCACCACGGTGGTCACCATCGGCACCCGCAACCTTGATACGGTCCTAAGCCTCAAAGACGGTGAGACCAGCGTGATCGGCGGCCTGATCTCCCACAGCAACAGCGACAGCAAACAGAAGATCTTCCTGCTGGGTGACATCCCGCTTATCGGACCGCTCTTGTCAAACAGCAAGACCGACAACGACAAGACCGAGCTGATCCTGGCCATTACACCCAGGCTCGTCAGAGGCGTGACCGTGCAACCCCGCAAGGTAACCTCCTTTATCTCCGGCAAAGAGGATGACCCGTCGGTGACACCACCCTATGCCTCATTTGAACAGGAGCCGGAATACGCCGCGCCGGTGCCGGCAGCGGCAGTTCACCAGGCAGTTCCGGCAATCAAACCACAACCGCCACAGGGCATACCGGCGCAACCGTCAACCAGGCCGGCACCTCTGCCAACAGTTCCGGCCAAGACAGGAGCTGCACCACAGCAACAGCCCGGGGCAGCGGCAGCAACACCAGCGACACAGAACCGGCCGGTTATGCCACCGCCTGCCAGAAAGCCGAACAGTGTCTTTAAAATGGCCCCGGTGCCGGGCCGTCAACAGCCGACGACGACTCCGGTTGCTGCACCGGTGGTGGCACAGCCTGCGCCGCCACCACCACCGGTTACCGTAGAACCTGAACCGGTTCCAGCGGCGGTTGCTGCAGAGCCGGACCCGGCGCAAGCACCACCACCGCCGGAGCCGGACCTGGGTTCATCAACGGCTCCGCCCGAACCTGCCAACGAGGCGGCTGGTCCATGA
- a CDS encoding PilN domain-containing protein yields MQTAINLATRRYYNRRLLRGWLLCLLALLLLLSILGARQLIGYRAESYKLAAAISALDKRLAAPPSGVAEKEFSLHSRQVASLNSILAQRRSSRRALLDALEQATPNGVAYTAIVPDTKEKTVKLEGRVRSLALLSDLLERLGNTGGIKTPTLLSTDDNAQHGMPGAPVGIRFVISLGWDTP; encoded by the coding sequence ATGCAAACGGCCATCAACCTAGCCACCCGCCGTTACTACAACCGCCGCCTGCTCAGGGGCTGGCTGCTCTGTCTGCTGGCCCTGCTGCTGTTGCTCAGCATCCTTGGCGCCCGGCAACTGATCGGCTACCGTGCCGAATCGTACAAACTGGCAGCAGCGATCAGCGCGCTTGACAAACGGCTTGCCGCACCACCTTCCGGGGTGGCTGAAAAAGAGTTCAGCCTGCACAGCCGCCAGGTGGCCTCCCTGAACAGTATCCTGGCCCAACGACGCAGTTCCCGGCGGGCGCTGCTGGACGCACTTGAACAGGCCACTCCCAACGGCGTTGCCTACACGGCCATAGTCCCCGATACCAAGGAAAAAACGGTCAAACTCGAAGGACGGGTCCGCAGCCTGGCGCTGCTTTCCGATCTGCTGGAGCGGCTTGGCAACACCGGCGGAATCAAGACCCCCACCCTGCTTTCAACCGACGACAATGCTCAGCACGGCATGCCGGGAGCCCCGGTCGGCATCAGGTTTGTGATCAGCCTGGGATGGGATACCCCATGA
- a CDS encoding M6 family metalloprotease domain-containing protein, with protein MHSISGMTRRDKTVAAVMRHPSYKRLSVGILFALLCVLASSALVWAAPFAKDFQFTQPDNSRITLQGQGDEFHAVFETKTGYTVLFDPKTKAYYYATRAADGKSLVSTGVLAHDKPPRGLNQHIRIDAAAAAAAARAKRAKWDQEIGLSERWKQLKAKKLGELKKSDSPTLESAPEASATGNGSSSVLAPPSSTTLGVKQGLTLLIDFSDDPATIADSEIDSFLNSDSYSGYGNNGSVKKYFSDVSNGQLTYTNVVIAYVRMAQPKSYYNDISVDDNCGDQGRLLINDALAILKARPDYTSTILPTLNALTADAYGNVAAFNVYFAGATSGVWSNGLWPHSWVLASPVALGNGKNLYYYQITNVGSSLELGTFCHENGHMLCDFPDLYDYDYDSIGGAGKFSLMGYGGGGTNPSQVDAYLKRAAGWATTIDLTSVSNSTASLTAAPTSGYNTFYRYQKPGVSTEYYLFENRQKTGRDSGLPAAGIAIWHVDELGDRDNQSLTPNTSHANYELTLVQADNLWHFENNQNSGDANDLYYPANTATAYSNAFHASSLPSAVWWDGTGSALTFNSFSTSAATMTFSVAPAVTRTLTVSKTGSGTISSSPAGISCGSSCSNSFVQNSSVILTATADSNAMFSGWSGGGCSGTGTCTVSLTTDTTVSASFVPATTTTVLSESFDAGTTPTGWSITDNAGTGAVWRFDNPQGYPNDTGGTGNFAIADSDYAGTVNMDTELRTPVLNLAAYSVVLLKFKTFFDHYSSEIANVDISSNGAAGPWTTVWSKSLVDYIGSEQIDISSLAAGRSNVMVRFRYYNANYDNDWDIDDVVVTGIIPVSQPTLTVNHAYTAAGVVKGGGSISGSGISCSSVNGGTKTGTCSASFNSGSTVTLAAAADANSTFSGWSGGGCSGIGGCSFSITADTTVTGSFAGAYKVRISGGNGYDTLTLAHTNAASGATILARQLHNATTLAEEPFTENLTVTKAVTLKGGYNAGFSSNAGLYSTLSGILTIGDAGGSLTVENLIIR; from the coding sequence GTGCATAGCATTTCAGGTATGACCAGACGAGACAAAACGGTAGCGGCTGTGATGCGCCATCCTTCTTACAAACGCCTTTCTGTCGGCATCCTGTTCGCACTACTGTGTGTGCTTGCCTCATCCGCACTTGTGTGGGCAGCCCCGTTTGCAAAGGATTTTCAGTTTACCCAACCGGACAACTCGAGGATCACACTACAGGGGCAAGGTGATGAATTCCATGCCGTCTTTGAAACAAAAACCGGCTACACGGTGCTCTTTGACCCCAAAACAAAGGCCTACTATTACGCCACACGTGCGGCTGACGGAAAGAGTCTCGTCTCTACCGGCGTACTTGCTCACGACAAGCCCCCCCGGGGTCTGAATCAGCATATCCGTATTGACGCAGCAGCAGCTGCTGCTGCTGCCCGTGCCAAAAGAGCGAAGTGGGATCAGGAGATCGGGCTGTCGGAACGCTGGAAACAGTTGAAGGCAAAAAAACTGGGGGAGCTCAAGAAATCAGACAGCCCCACGCTTGAATCTGCTCCGGAAGCATCCGCAACCGGCAATGGAAGTTCCAGTGTACTTGCCCCACCCTCTTCAACAACACTTGGCGTGAAGCAGGGCCTGACGCTGCTGATCGACTTTTCCGACGATCCGGCCACCATTGCCGACAGTGAGATAGACTCATTTCTTAATAGCGACTCCTATTCCGGTTACGGCAACAACGGTTCGGTCAAAAAGTATTTCAGCGATGTATCCAATGGCCAGCTGACCTACACCAACGTGGTGATTGCCTATGTACGGATGGCGCAGCCCAAAAGTTACTATAATGACATATCAGTTGACGACAACTGCGGGGACCAGGGGCGCCTGCTGATCAATGATGCCCTGGCAATCCTGAAGGCCAGACCTGATTACACCAGCACCATCCTGCCAACCTTAAATGCGCTTACGGCAGATGCCTACGGTAATGTTGCCGCTTTTAACGTGTACTTTGCCGGTGCGACCAGCGGAGTCTGGTCAAACGGCCTCTGGCCCCACTCATGGGTGCTGGCAAGCCCGGTGGCATTGGGCAACGGGAAAAACCTGTACTATTATCAAATCACCAATGTCGGATCGTCACTGGAACTGGGTACCTTCTGCCATGAAAACGGTCATATGCTCTGTGACTTCCCGGACCTGTACGATTATGATTACGACTCAATAGGCGGTGCCGGCAAGTTCAGCCTGATGGGCTATGGCGGCGGCGGCACAAACCCGAGTCAGGTTGATGCCTACCTCAAGCGGGCTGCAGGCTGGGCCACCACCATCGATCTGACCAGCGTATCAAACAGCACCGCCTCCCTGACCGCAGCGCCAACCAGCGGCTACAACACCTTCTACCGCTACCAGAAACCCGGCGTCTCCACAGAATATTATCTCTTTGAAAACCGGCAAAAAACCGGCAGAGACAGCGGCCTGCCCGCTGCAGGCATCGCCATCTGGCATGTTGATGAACTGGGTGACCGGGACAACCAGAGCCTGACCCCCAATACAAGCCACGCCAATTATGAGCTGACCCTGGTCCAGGCCGACAACCTCTGGCATTTTGAAAACAACCAGAACAGCGGCGATGCCAATGACCTCTACTATCCGGCTAACACGGCAACGGCCTACTCCAACGCCTTCCATGCCTCAAGCCTCCCCAGTGCCGTCTGGTGGGATGGGACCGGATCAGCACTGACATTCAACAGCTTCAGCACATCGGCAGCGACCATGACATTCAGCGTTGCACCGGCCGTTACCAGAACCCTGACCGTTTCCAAAACCGGCAGCGGCACCATCAGTTCATCTCCGGCCGGTATTTCATGCGGCAGCAGCTGCAGCAACAGCTTTGTCCAGAACTCTTCGGTAATCCTGACGGCAACCGCTGACAGCAATGCCATGTTCAGCGGCTGGTCCGGCGGCGGCTGTTCCGGTACCGGCACCTGCACTGTCAGCCTCACCACAGACACCACGGTAAGCGCATCCTTTGTTCCGGCCACCACAACCACCGTACTGTCAGAGAGCTTTGATGCCGGCACCACGCCAACAGGCTGGAGCATTACAGACAATGCCGGCACCGGAGCGGTCTGGCGTTTCGACAACCCGCAGGGCTATCCCAACGACACCGGCGGCACCGGCAATTTCGCCATTGCTGACAGTGACTATGCCGGTACCGTCAACATGGATACAGAGCTACGCACACCGGTCTTGAACCTGGCCGCGTACAGCGTCGTCTTGTTGAAGTTCAAGACGTTTTTCGATCATTATTCATCAGAAATTGCGAATGTCGATATCAGCAGCAATGGAGCCGCAGGCCCCTGGACCACTGTCTGGAGCAAGAGCCTTGTTGACTATATCGGATCAGAGCAGATTGATATTTCATCGCTTGCAGCAGGCAGATCGAATGTCATGGTGCGTTTCAGATACTATAATGCCAATTACGATAATGATTGGGATATTGATGATGTGGTGGTGACAGGGATTATTCCTGTTTCCCAGCCCACCCTCACCGTCAACCACGCCTACACCGCTGCCGGGGTTGTCAAAGGCGGCGGCAGCATCAGTGGTTCAGGTATCTCCTGCAGCTCCGTCAATGGCGGCACTAAGACCGGCACCTGTTCGGCATCATTTAACAGCGGCAGCACCGTTACCCTGGCTGCGGCGGCTGATGCAAACTCAACCTTCAGCGGTTGGAGCGGAGGTGGTTGCTCCGGCATAGGCGGTTGCAGTTTCAGCATCACCGCCGACACCACGGTAACCGGCAGCTTTGCCGGTGCTTACAAGGTCAGGATCAGCGGAGGCAACGGTTATGACACCTTAACCCTTGCTCACACCAATGCTGCTTCCGGCGCGACCATACTGGCACGTCAACTTCACAATGCAACGACCCTGGCAGAGGAACCATTTACAGAAAACCTGACCGTAACCAAAGCCGTTACCCTTAAAGGCGGCTACAACGCCGGGTTCAGCAGTAATGCCGGTCTCTACAGTACTCTCAGCGGTATCCTCACCATTGGGGACGCTGGCGGCAGTCTGACGGTGGAGAATCTGATCATACGGTAA